From Phenylobacterium immobile (ATCC 35973), a single genomic window includes:
- a CDS encoding MAPEG family protein yields MTSPLEIKLLGLAALLGFVQLMWAAVAARRSGQDLKWAGGSRDDERPVGVVAARLKRAFANFMETFPLFAVAILACAVTDRFGSLTAWGSVLYVAARAVYAPLYASGVALVRSMAWGAGVVGLLMVIAAIFV; encoded by the coding sequence TTGACCTCACCGCTCGAGATCAAGCTCCTGGGATTGGCGGCGCTACTGGGGTTCGTCCAACTGATGTGGGCCGCGGTCGCCGCGCGTCGCAGCGGCCAGGACCTGAAGTGGGCCGGCGGCTCGCGCGATGACGAACGTCCGGTCGGCGTGGTCGCGGCGCGGCTGAAGCGCGCCTTTGCGAACTTCATGGAGACCTTCCCCCTGTTCGCCGTGGCGATCCTGGCCTGCGCCGTCACCGACCGCTTCGGCTCGCTCACGGCCTGGGGTTCGGTGCTCTATGTCGCCGCCCGCGCTGTCTATGCGCCGCTCTACGCCTCGGGCGTGGCGCTGGTGCGCAGCATGGCGTGGGGCGCCGGCGTCGTCGGCCTGTTGATGGTCATCGCCGCGATTTTCGTCTGA
- a CDS encoding tyrosine-type recombinase/integrase: MSAKMAENRLTVFCVEEVGMLTDVALKNLKPREKAYKVTDRDGLYVQVSTSGTLTFRLDYRLHRRRETLTLGKYGPSGLSLARAREATIDAKRAVFEGRSPAQEKQRDKRRIKEAKSFGEFGERWLVKAPMADSTRAMRRSIFERELLPVWKNRLLTEITPDDLRAHCGKIVDRGAPATAIHVRDILKQIYGFAILHGEKVANPADDVGPASIATFVPKDRSLSPTEIRVMLKQLEHVATLPTIRLGMRLFLLTMVRKSELQDAVWDEVDFENAVWTIPKERMKRSKAHNVYLSQQCLDIMIALKTCAGNSRYLLPSRYDADAPMSRATFNRVTYAVVERAQKEGLPLEPFTVHDLRRTGSTLLNELGFNSDWIEKCLAHEDGRSSRGVYNKAEYEHQRRHMMQEWSDIIDAWVAGQKRVPVLIPPSMPMLAPDPAL; the protein is encoded by the coding sequence ATGTCGGCGAAAATGGCCGAAAATCGCCTGACGGTATTTTGCGTAGAGGAGGTCGGTATGCTCACCGATGTTGCCCTTAAGAACCTGAAACCACGCGAAAAAGCATACAAGGTCACTGACCGTGACGGCCTTTATGTTCAGGTCTCAACCTCCGGGACGCTGACGTTTCGGCTGGACTACCGGCTGCATAGGCGACGCGAGACGCTGACGCTGGGGAAGTACGGTCCCTCCGGTCTGTCCCTGGCTCGAGCCCGTGAAGCAACGATCGACGCTAAACGTGCAGTCTTCGAAGGCAGGTCCCCGGCCCAGGAAAAGCAACGCGACAAACGCCGGATCAAGGAGGCCAAGAGCTTCGGTGAGTTTGGTGAGCGCTGGTTGGTGAAGGCGCCGATGGCCGACAGCACCCGCGCGATGCGGCGTTCGATCTTCGAACGAGAGCTTCTGCCAGTCTGGAAGAATCGGCTGCTGACAGAGATCACGCCGGATGACCTACGCGCCCACTGCGGTAAGATCGTTGATCGCGGCGCTCCGGCGACTGCGATCCATGTCCGCGACATCCTCAAGCAGATCTACGGGTTTGCGATCTTGCACGGCGAGAAGGTCGCCAATCCGGCCGACGATGTCGGCCCCGCTTCGATCGCGACGTTCGTTCCAAAGGACCGGTCGCTGTCGCCGACGGAAATTCGCGTGATGCTCAAGCAGCTCGAGCATGTGGCGACGCTGCCAACGATCCGACTCGGGATGCGCCTCTTCCTGCTGACAATGGTGCGCAAGAGCGAGCTGCAGGATGCGGTCTGGGACGAGGTTGACTTCGAGAACGCCGTGTGGACGATCCCCAAGGAGCGCATGAAGCGATCCAAGGCACATAACGTCTATCTCTCGCAGCAATGCCTCGACATCATGATCGCGTTGAAGACCTGCGCGGGCAACTCGCGCTACCTTCTGCCGTCTCGGTATGATGCTGATGCGCCGATGTCCCGGGCAACCTTCAACCGCGTCACCTATGCCGTCGTGGAGCGCGCGCAGAAGGAAGGCTTACCGCTGGAGCCGTTCACGGTACATGACTTGCGCCGGACCGGATCGACCCTGCTCAACGAATTGGGGTTCAACAGTGACTGGATCGAAAAGTGCCTGGCCCATGAAGATGGGCGGTCCTCGCGCGGCGTCTACAACAAGGCGGAGTACGAGCATCAGCGGCGGCATATGATGCAGGAATGGTCTGATATTATCGATGCCTGGGTGGCGGGGCAGAAGCGCGTGCCGGTCCTGATTCCGCCCTCGATGCCTATGCTCGCGCCTGATCCGGCGCTTTGA
- a CDS encoding RsmB/NOP family class I SAM-dependent RNA methyltransferase, producing the protein MRDAGRLAAAIEVLEDIETRHRPVRMALKNWGERSRFAGSKDRAWVSGLVLDVLRRRRSLGWRMGDDSARAAALAALAIIWDWPVDRVAEAAGEEPHGIGALTEAEVAALAAPKDLAAAPVAVQADVPDWLEPSLRRVYGDGVASEGAALAERAPVDLRANLLKTDPERALKALAPLHAAPAGILPTAMRIAAPDAADRSGSVETIPAFSKGWFEVQDLGSQVAASAAGDVKGKQVLDLCAGGGGKTLALAAAMGNTGQVYAYDSEARRLADTIRRADRAGVRNLQIRSPVNPDPLKGLEGKMDVVFIDVPCSGSGAWRRHPDTKWRLKPETLAQRMADQDSVLDAGATFTKPGGRLVYVTCSLLPEENEDRVEGFLARTPGFTARPATADPELKSRLTAQGYLRLSPLSSGTDGFFVAVLERAA; encoded by the coding sequence GTGCGTGACGCCGGGCGGCTCGCCGCAGCCATCGAGGTCCTTGAGGACATCGAGACCCGCCACCGGCCGGTGCGCATGGCCTTGAAGAACTGGGGCGAGCGTTCTCGGTTCGCCGGTTCAAAGGACCGCGCCTGGGTTTCCGGTCTGGTGCTGGACGTCCTTCGCCGCCGCAGGTCCCTGGGCTGGCGGATGGGCGACGACAGCGCCCGCGCCGCGGCGCTGGCCGCACTGGCCATCATCTGGGATTGGCCGGTCGATCGGGTCGCCGAGGCGGCGGGTGAAGAACCCCACGGGATCGGCGCCCTGACTGAGGCCGAGGTCGCCGCCCTTGCTGCGCCGAAGGATCTGGCGGCGGCGCCGGTCGCCGTTCAGGCGGATGTCCCCGACTGGCTCGAGCCGTCGTTGAGGCGGGTCTATGGCGACGGCGTTGCCAGCGAGGGCGCGGCCCTGGCCGAACGCGCGCCGGTGGACCTGCGCGCCAACCTGCTGAAGACCGATCCTGAGCGCGCCCTGAAGGCGCTGGCCCCGCTCCACGCCGCGCCGGCGGGAATCTTGCCCACCGCCATGCGGATCGCTGCGCCTGACGCCGCCGACCGGTCTGGCTCGGTAGAGACCATCCCGGCCTTCTCCAAGGGCTGGTTCGAAGTGCAGGACCTGGGCTCGCAGGTCGCCGCCTCGGCGGCGGGCGATGTGAAGGGCAAGCAGGTGCTTGATCTCTGCGCCGGCGGCGGTGGCAAGACCCTGGCCCTGGCGGCGGCCATGGGCAACACCGGCCAGGTCTACGCCTATGACAGCGAGGCGCGCCGTCTGGCCGACACCATCCGTCGCGCCGATCGGGCCGGCGTGCGTAATCTGCAGATCCGCTCGCCAGTCAATCCGGACCCGTTGAAGGGCCTGGAAGGGAAGATGGACGTCGTTTTCATCGACGTGCCCTGCAGCGGTTCCGGCGCCTGGCGCCGCCACCCCGACACCAAATGGCGGCTGAAGCCGGAGACGCTGGCCCAACGGATGGCCGACCAGGACAGCGTGCTGGACGCCGGCGCCACGTTCACCAAGCCTGGCGGCAGGTTGGTCTATGTCACCTGCTCGCTTCTGCCTGAGGAGAACGAGGATCGCGTTGAAGGTTTCCTGGCTCGCACGCCTGGCTTCACGGCGCGTCCAGCAACGGCCGATCCTGAACTAAAATCCCGCCTGACGGCGCAGGGATATCTGCGCCTTTCGCCCTTGAGTTCCGGCACCGACGGTTTCTTCGTCGCGGTGCTGGAGCGCGCCGCCTGA
- a CDS encoding recombinase family protein encodes MNLSETVTAEASPRPPVRAAQYVRMSTEHQKYSTENQAEIIAQYAARRGFEIVKTYEDSGKSGLRLDGRLSLQQLIADVRGGQTDFKAILVYDVSRWGRFQDADESAYYEFICREAGIAVQYCAEQFENDGSLSATIIKSMKRAMAGEYSRELSVKVFTGQCRLIRLGFRQGGAAGFGLRRYLVDENRQPKAVLNHGEQKSLQTDRVVLRPGPPEEIEVVRRLYRMFVVQRRTETEIATALNDEGILTDLGRPWTRGTVHQVLTNEKYIGNNVYNRASFKLKAKRVVNTPDMWVRGDGAFEAIVERDFFEAAQRIIQERSRRFTDEELLGRLSALLVEKGWLSGLVIDEVEDMPSSSTFRHRFGSLVRAYQLVGYAPSRDYRYIETNRTLRTLHPDVVAQVIADIGAAGGTVRRDPVTDLLHINDEFTASLVISRCYISPAGGLRWKVRFDSGLRPSITIVARMQEDNAAIHDYYLLPWLDVGTTPNLRLAPENGILLDAYRFDTLEAFFDLTRRVPLKVAA; translated from the coding sequence ATGAACCTATCGGAGACGGTCACTGCTGAAGCATCGCCGCGGCCTCCGGTGCGCGCTGCGCAGTATGTCCGTATGTCGACGGAGCATCAGAAATATTCGACCGAGAACCAGGCCGAAATCATCGCCCAATACGCCGCTCGGCGTGGCTTCGAGATCGTGAAGACCTACGAGGACTCGGGCAAGAGCGGCCTTCGGCTCGATGGTCGGCTATCGCTTCAGCAGCTCATCGCCGACGTGCGAGGCGGTCAGACCGACTTCAAAGCGATCCTTGTCTATGACGTGAGCCGCTGGGGCCGGTTCCAGGACGCTGATGAGAGCGCCTATTACGAGTTCATCTGCCGGGAAGCGGGGATCGCCGTTCAATACTGCGCCGAGCAGTTCGAGAATGATGGCAGCCTGAGCGCGACGATCATCAAGAGCATGAAGCGGGCGATGGCTGGCGAATATAGCCGTGAGCTGTCGGTGAAGGTTTTTACTGGCCAGTGCCGGTTGATCCGTCTCGGTTTCCGTCAAGGCGGCGCCGCGGGCTTTGGCCTACGCCGCTATCTCGTCGATGAGAATCGCCAGCCCAAAGCGGTCCTCAATCATGGAGAGCAGAAGAGCCTGCAAACGGACCGGGTCGTGCTCAGGCCGGGGCCACCTGAAGAGATCGAGGTGGTCCGGCGTCTCTACCGGATGTTCGTCGTCCAGCGCCGCACCGAAACGGAGATCGCCACAGCCCTCAATGATGAGGGCATCCTCACCGATCTTGGTCGGCCATGGACGCGCGGAACCGTTCATCAGGTGCTGACCAATGAAAAATACATCGGCAACAACGTCTACAATCGGGCGTCCTTCAAGCTGAAAGCCAAGCGGGTGGTGAACACGCCCGATATGTGGGTCCGGGGCGATGGGGCTTTCGAGGCGATCGTCGAGCGTGATTTCTTCGAGGCGGCCCAGCGGATTATTCAAGAGCGCAGCCGCCGTTTCACCGACGAGGAGCTTCTTGGTCGGCTGTCAGCCCTGCTCGTTGAGAAGGGTTGGTTGTCGGGCCTCGTGATCGACGAGGTCGAGGACATGCCGTCGAGCTCGACGTTCCGACACCGTTTCGGAAGCTTGGTGCGCGCCTACCAGCTTGTCGGGTACGCCCCGTCGCGGGACTATCGCTATATCGAGACCAATCGAACGCTGCGGACACTGCATCCCGATGTCGTGGCACAGGTCATCGCCGACATTGGCGCGGCCGGCGGCACGGTGCGCCGCGACCCCGTCACCGACCTCCTGCATATCAATGACGAGTTTACGGCCTCGCTGGTGATTTCTCGGTGTTACATCAGCCCCGCCGGCGGGCTGCGCTGGAAGGTCCGCTTCGACAGCGGGTTGAGGCCCAGCATCACCATCGTGGCGCGGATGCAGGAAGATAATGCCGCCATACACGACTACTACTTGCTGCCATGGCTGGACGTCGGCACCACGCCGAATCTGAGGCTCGCACCAGAGAACGGCATCCTACTCGATGCCTACCGCTTCGATACCTTGGAGGCGTTTTTCGATCTGACGCGCCGCGTGCCGCTGAAGGTTGCCGCATGA
- a CDS encoding RcnB family protein: MKKHLVYAVAALATAAAPLAASAQPWNGQERREDRRELREDRRDLRDTQRDARRDGYISGREQREIRDDRRDVRQSQREVRFNRARADTWRGRNEWRDYRGARSGYWYAPGYGYRPVARGNVWRQGAYVPRAYRSYYVQDPYYYGLRAAPPGQRWVYADGNFVLMAVATGLIASVIANQY; this comes from the coding sequence ATGAAGAAGCATCTGGTCTATGCCGTCGCCGCACTGGCGACTGCGGCCGCCCCGCTCGCCGCCTCGGCGCAGCCCTGGAACGGCCAGGAACGCCGTGAAGACCGCCGCGAACTGCGCGAGGATCGCCGTGATCTCCGCGACACTCAGCGCGACGCCCGCCGCGATGGCTACATCAGCGGTCGCGAACAACGCGAAATCCGCGATGATCGTCGCGATGTCCGTCAGAGCCAGCGTGAGGTTCGTTTCAACCGCGCCCGCGCCGACACCTGGCGGGGCCGCAATGAGTGGCGCGACTATCGCGGCGCGCGTTCCGGCTATTGGTACGCCCCTGGCTACGGCTATCGTCCTGTAGCCCGTGGTAATGTCTGGCGCCAAGGCGCGTACGTGCCCCGCGCGTATCGCAGCTACTACGTCCAGGACCCGTACTACTACGGCCTGCGCGCGGCGCCTCCCGGCCAGCGCTGGGTCTACGCCGACGGCAACTTCGTGCTGATGGCCGTGGCCACCGGTCTGATCGCCTCGGTGATCGCCAACCAGTACTGA
- a CDS encoding plasmid partitioning protein RepB C-terminal domain-containing protein — protein MSAPPPEIRSVPVDLITILNPRVRNKRIFQELVNSIAHLGLKKPITVSQRPGKTRFDLVCGQGRLEAFIALGQTEIPAIVIDAAEEDCYVMSLVENLARRQHSPLELVHAIGALSARGYSHPEIAAKVDFSVEYVSAICLLLDNGEEKLIAAVERGVIPHSIAMEIARAKEGEVQQALAQAYEEKSIPGNQVLAIRQIIEQRNTSGKQLHKRGSRVGRTQKPVTSESLIRAYQRETERQKLLIKRASLARSRLLFVANAMRRLLADDHFVTLLRAEGLSTLPRALAERIGPTKA, from the coding sequence ATGAGCGCGCCGCCCCCCGAAATCCGCTCGGTGCCGGTCGATCTGATCACCATTCTCAACCCGCGGGTTCGCAACAAGCGGATCTTCCAGGAGCTGGTGAATAGCATTGCCCATCTCGGGCTGAAGAAGCCGATCACGGTCAGCCAGCGACCCGGAAAGACGCGGTTTGACCTGGTGTGCGGTCAGGGTCGCCTCGAGGCCTTCATCGCGCTCGGCCAGACCGAAATCCCGGCCATCGTGATCGATGCGGCCGAGGAAGATTGTTACGTCATGAGCTTGGTCGAGAACCTTGCGCGGCGCCAGCACAGCCCATTGGAACTGGTTCACGCGATCGGCGCGCTGAGCGCCCGGGGCTATTCGCACCCGGAGATCGCCGCCAAGGTCGATTTCTCCGTCGAGTATGTCAGTGCGATCTGCCTGTTGCTCGACAATGGCGAGGAGAAGCTGATCGCGGCGGTCGAGCGCGGCGTCATCCCACATTCAATCGCGATGGAAATCGCCCGCGCCAAGGAAGGCGAGGTTCAGCAGGCGCTGGCGCAGGCCTATGAGGAGAAGTCGATCCCGGGCAATCAGGTGCTCGCGATCCGGCAGATCATCGAACAGCGCAACACCAGCGGCAAGCAGCTTCACAAGCGGGGATCGCGGGTTGGTCGCACCCAAAAGCCGGTCACATCGGAAAGCCTGATCCGCGCGTATCAACGCGAGACGGAGCGGCAGAAGCTGCTGATCAAGCGCGCCTCCTTGGCGCGCAGCCGGTTGCTGTTCGTCGCCAACGCCATGCGGCGTCTGCTGGCCGACGATCATTTCGTGACGCTGCTGCGGGCGGAGGGGCTGAGCACCTTGCCGCGCGCACTGGCCGAGCGGATCGGACCGACGAAGGCGTAA
- a CDS encoding RlmE family RNA methyltransferase codes for MAEEPPRKRMVRAPTRGSDDARATPARLKTAHKRTPSQQAWLERQINDPFAAKARAHGYRSRAAYKLTELDDRLRLLKPGARIVDLGLAPGGWTQVAIERGVTQIVGVDLLPVDPLPPAKILQMDFTDPSCGPMLIDLLGGPPDAVLSDMAPNTVGHRQTDHLRIVGLVEAGADFAVEVLRPGGVFVAKAFQGGETAEVIAKLKRAFADVRTLKPKASRADSSEIYLAATGFKGR; via the coding sequence ATGGCTGAAGAACCGCCCCGCAAACGCATGGTGCGCGCGCCGACCCGCGGCTCCGATGATGCGCGCGCCACACCCGCCCGCCTGAAGACCGCCCATAAGCGTACGCCGTCCCAACAGGCCTGGCTGGAGCGGCAGATCAACGATCCCTTCGCCGCCAAGGCCCGCGCCCACGGTTATCGGAGCCGCGCGGCCTACAAGCTGACGGAGCTTGACGACCGCCTGCGGCTTCTGAAGCCCGGCGCGCGCATCGTCGACCTCGGTCTGGCGCCGGGCGGCTGGACCCAGGTCGCCATCGAGCGCGGCGTCACTCAGATCGTCGGCGTCGACCTCCTGCCGGTCGACCCGCTGCCGCCCGCCAAGATCCTGCAGATGGATTTTACCGATCCCAGCTGTGGGCCAATGCTGATCGACCTTCTGGGCGGGCCCCCGGATGCAGTGCTCTCCGACATGGCGCCGAACACCGTCGGCCATCGGCAGACCGATCACTTGCGGATTGTGGGGTTGGTGGAGGCCGGCGCGGATTTCGCCGTCGAGGTGCTGCGACCGGGCGGTGTCTTCGTGGCCAAGGCCTTCCAGGGCGGTGAGACCGCCGAGGTGATCGCCAAGCTCAAGCGCGCGTTCGCGGATGTCCGCACACTGAAGCCGAAGGCCAGCCGCGCCGACAGTTCCGAGATCTATCTGGCCGCCACCGGCTTCAAGGGGCGCTGA
- the guaB gene encoding IMP dehydrogenase produces the protein MEIREGLTFDDVLLEPGPSDVMPTQVDVSARFTREINLNIPLVSAAMDTVTESRLAIAMAQAGGMGILHRNFSVEEQADQVREVKRYESGMVINPLTINPGTPLSEIREIKARRRISGFPVVDPVSGRLEGILTNRDMRFEDRDDVPAKMLMTHENLVTVKEGVSTAEARDLLRRHKIERLIVVDDDYRAVGLITVRDMEKSEEHPFAAKDAQGRLLVGAASTVGDNGYERSMALVDAGVDVVIIDTAHGHNINVAEAVSRIKRETNRVQIIAGNVATYDAARALIDAGADAVKVGIGPGSICTTRIVAGVGVPQLTAIADAVRAAKGSGVPIIADGGIKYSGDLAKALAMGASVAMLGSVFAGVDESPGEVFLYQGRSYKAYRGMGSLGAMARGSADRYFQKDVSDSMKLVPEGIEGQVAHKGPIAPILHQMVGGLRAAMGYVGAADLESFQERARFIRITGAGLRESHVHDVMITREAPNYPTGG, from the coding sequence ATGGAGATTCGCGAAGGACTTACCTTCGACGATGTTTTGTTGGAACCGGGTCCATCCGATGTGATGCCCACCCAGGTGGATGTCTCCGCCAGGTTCACGCGAGAGATCAATCTGAACATTCCGCTTGTGTCCGCCGCCATGGACACGGTGACCGAAAGCCGGCTGGCCATCGCCATGGCCCAGGCCGGCGGCATGGGCATTCTGCATCGGAACTTCTCCGTCGAGGAGCAGGCTGACCAGGTGCGCGAGGTCAAGCGCTACGAAAGCGGGATGGTCATCAATCCGCTGACCATCAATCCGGGCACGCCGCTCTCCGAGATCCGCGAGATCAAGGCGCGCCGCCGCATCTCCGGGTTCCCGGTGGTCGATCCGGTTTCGGGCCGTCTTGAAGGCATCTTGACCAACCGTGACATGCGCTTCGAGGACAGGGACGATGTTCCCGCCAAGATGCTGATGACGCACGAGAATTTGGTCACTGTTAAAGAGGGCGTCTCCACCGCCGAAGCCCGCGACTTGCTGCGCCGACACAAGATCGAACGGCTGATCGTCGTCGACGACGACTATCGCGCCGTCGGCCTGATCACCGTGCGCGACATGGAGAAATCCGAGGAGCACCCATTCGCAGCGAAGGACGCCCAGGGCCGACTGCTGGTGGGCGCGGCCTCCACCGTCGGCGACAATGGCTACGAGCGTTCCATGGCGCTGGTCGATGCTGGCGTCGATGTGGTGATCATCGACACCGCCCACGGCCACAACATCAACGTCGCTGAGGCCGTCAGCCGCATCAAGCGTGAGACCAACCGCGTCCAGATCATCGCCGGCAACGTCGCGACCTATGACGCCGCCCGCGCCCTGATCGACGCCGGCGCTGACGCGGTGAAGGTCGGCATCGGCCCGGGCTCGATCTGCACCACGCGGATCGTCGCCGGCGTCGGCGTGCCGCAACTCACCGCCATCGCCGACGCCGTGCGCGCGGCCAAGGGCTCAGGCGTGCCGATCATCGCCGACGGTGGGATCAAATACTCCGGCGATCTGGCGAAGGCGCTCGCCATGGGCGCTTCGGTCGCCATGCTGGGCTCGGTCTTCGCCGGCGTCGATGAGAGTCCGGGCGAAGTGTTCCTCTATCAAGGCCGCTCCTACAAGGCCTATCGCGGCATGGGCTCGCTGGGTGCGATGGCTCGAGGCTCGGCCGACCGGTACTTCCAGAAGGACGTGTCGGACTCGATGAAGCTGGTGCCGGAAGGCATTGAGGGCCAGGTGGCGCACAAGGGCCCGATCGCCCCGATCCTACACCAGATGGTCGGAGGCCTGCGCGCCGCCATGGGCTACGTCGGCGCCGCCGACCTGGAGTCCTTCCAGGAACGCGCTCGCTTCATCCGCATCACCGGTGCGGGCCTGCGGGAAAGCCACGTCCATGACGTGATGATCACGCGCGAAGCCCCCAACTATCCGACGGGGGGCTAA
- the guaA gene encoding glutamine-hydrolyzing GMP synthase, whose amino-acid sequence MTDMPAHERVLIVDFGSQVTQLIARRLRESGVFCEIHPYDKVDAMLDAFAPKAVILSGGPASVHEAHSPSAPQRIFELGVPVLGICYGEMTMCAQLGGQVEGGHDREFGRAEIRIAQESPLLDGLGEPGSDETVWMSHGDKITAIPEGFHVVATSEGSPYAVIADEGRRFYGIQFHPEVAHTPRGALILRNFTHGIAGLKGDWTMAAFRDEMVAKIRAQVGTEKVICGLSGGVDSSVAAVLIHEAIGDQLTCVFVDTGLLRKDEGQQVVTMFRDHYNIPLVHVDASKDFLGALAGVSDPETKRKTIGKLFIDVFDRESAKIDGATFLAQGTLYPDVIESVSASGGPSAVIKSHHNVGGLPDYMKLKLVEPLRELFKDEVRKLGVELGLPPAFVGRHPFPGPGLAIRIPGEITPEKVAVLQQADAIYLDEIRKAGLYDAIWQAFAVLLPVKTVGVMGDARTYEDVLALRAVTSTDGMTADFFEFPWEVLGRCATRIINEVRGVNRVVYDVTSKPPGTIEWE is encoded by the coding sequence ATGACCGACATGCCCGCACACGAACGCGTCCTGATCGTCGATTTCGGCAGCCAGGTGACTCAGCTCATCGCGCGGCGCCTGCGCGAAAGCGGGGTGTTCTGCGAGATCCACCCCTACGACAAGGTCGACGCCATGCTGGACGCCTTCGCGCCCAAGGCGGTGATTCTTTCCGGCGGCCCGGCCAGCGTCCATGAGGCCCATAGCCCGTCGGCGCCGCAGCGCATCTTCGAGCTCGGCGTGCCGGTGCTGGGCATCTGCTACGGCGAAATGACCATGTGCGCCCAACTAGGCGGCCAGGTGGAGGGCGGCCACGACCGCGAATTCGGCCGCGCCGAAATTAGGATCGCGCAGGAATCTCCCTTGCTGGACGGCCTGGGAGAGCCCGGTTCGGACGAAACCGTCTGGATGAGTCATGGCGACAAGATCACCGCCATCCCGGAAGGCTTCCACGTCGTCGCCACCTCCGAGGGCAGCCCCTATGCCGTGATCGCCGACGAGGGACGCCGCTTCTATGGCATCCAGTTCCACCCCGAGGTCGCCCACACCCCGCGCGGCGCGCTGATCCTGCGCAACTTCACCCACGGTATCGCCGGGCTGAAGGGCGACTGGACCATGGCCGCGTTCCGCGACGAGATGGTCGCCAAGATTCGCGCCCAGGTCGGAACCGAGAAGGTGATCTGCGGTCTGTCCGGCGGCGTCGACAGCTCCGTGGCCGCCGTCCTGATCCACGAGGCGATCGGCGATCAGCTGACCTGCGTCTTCGTCGACACCGGCCTGCTGCGCAAGGATGAGGGCCAGCAGGTCGTCACCATGTTCCGAGACCACTACAATATTCCGCTCGTACATGTTGATGCATCGAAGGATTTCCTGGGCGCCCTGGCGGGCGTCAGCGACCCTGAGACCAAGCGCAAGACGATCGGCAAGCTCTTCATCGACGTGTTCGACCGCGAATCCGCCAAGATTGATGGCGCAACCTTCCTGGCCCAGGGCACCCTCTATCCAGACGTGATTGAGAGCGTCTCGGCCAGCGGCGGCCCCTCCGCCGTGATCAAGAGCCACCACAATGTCGGTGGCCTGCCGGACTATATGAAGCTGAAGCTGGTCGAGCCCCTGCGCGAGCTCTTCAAGGACGAAGTCCGCAAGCTGGGCGTCGAACTGGGATTGCCGCCGGCGTTCGTCGGCCGCCATCCGTTTCCGGGGCCCGGCCTGGCCATCCGCATCCCAGGCGAGATCACGCCTGAGAAGGTCGCGGTGCTGCAACAGGCCGACGCCATCTACCTGGACGAAATCCGAAAGGCTGGCCTCTATGACGCCATCTGGCAGGCCTTCGCCGTTCTGCTGCCGGTCAAGACGGTCGGTGTGATGGGAGATGCCCGGACCTACGAAGACGTTCTGGCCCTGCGCGCCGTCACCTCGACGGACGGCATGACCGCCGACTTCTTTGAGTTCCCCTGGGAGGTGCTGGGTCGCTGCGCCACACGGATCATAAACGAGGTCCGCGGCGTGAATCGGGTCGTCTACGACGTGACGTCGAAGCCTCCGGGCACGATCGAGTGGGAATGA
- a CDS encoding GIY-YIG nuclease family protein, with translation MKDAGQSGAPADNVDWRNLGMLAEEIVSDLLTREVLAPSAARPPSSPGFYAWWCREEQLDDAFPSIPKENRPPVPTAWSLLYVGISPSGPTSSRNIAIRLAKDHAGGNIGGSTFRQSLAALLTGSLGLEPRRGSDRSRLVSEVPLSRWIESACGVTFATAERPWEFETDVIAILNPPLNIDCGTHPFRLEVKARRAALRQACGLGA, from the coding sequence ATGAAAGACGCCGGTCAATCGGGCGCGCCGGCTGACAACGTCGACTGGAGGAATTTGGGTATGCTCGCGGAGGAAATTGTCTCGGACCTTTTAACCCGGGAAGTCCTCGCGCCTTCTGCCGCCCGGCCTCCGTCATCGCCGGGGTTTTATGCTTGGTGGTGTCGCGAGGAGCAACTCGACGACGCGTTTCCTAGCATCCCCAAGGAAAATAGACCGCCAGTGCCTACGGCTTGGTCGCTACTCTATGTGGGCATTTCGCCAAGCGGTCCGACTAGCTCACGGAATATCGCGATACGCCTCGCAAAGGATCATGCTGGTGGGAATATTGGCGGATCGACATTCCGGCAAAGCCTTGCGGCGCTCCTGACGGGAAGCCTGGGACTTGAGCCGCGACGTGGATCTGACCGTTCTCGGCTCGTTTCTGAAGTGCCGCTTTCACGCTGGATTGAGAGCGCATGTGGCGTGACTTTCGCAACCGCTGAGCGTCCATGGGAATTCGAGACGGACGTCATCGCTATTCTCAACCCACCGCTGAATATTGACTGCGGCACCCATCCGTTTCGCCTTGAGGTCAAAGCGCGCCGCGCTGCGCTACGTCAGGCGTGCGGCTTAGGGGCCTGA
- a CDS encoding helix-turn-helix transcriptional regulator: MSTKSEALKKRMIRRHELRQIVPLADTTIYEMEQRGEFPRRFALTPRCVVWDLAEVEAWLTERLATARRSPIDRAPHPDVRKRKARPVKAPDQARA, from the coding sequence ATGTCGACGAAATCTGAGGCCCTCAAAAAGCGGATGATCCGCCGCCATGAGCTTCGGCAGATCGTACCGCTGGCCGACACCACCATCTATGAGATGGAACAACGCGGCGAATTCCCTCGTCGTTTTGCGCTCACCCCGCGCTGTGTGGTGTGGGATCTGGCCGAGGTCGAAGCCTGGCTGACCGAGCGCCTGGCGACAGCCCGGCGATCGCCAATCGACCGGGCGCCGCACCCCGATGTGCGCAAGCGCAAGGCGCGTCCCGTCAAAGCGCCGGATCAGGCGCGAGCATAG